The following coding sequences lie in one Gadus morhua chromosome 20, gadMor3.0, whole genome shotgun sequence genomic window:
- the pou2f1b gene encoding LOW QUALITY PROTEIN: POU domain, class 2, transcription factor 1 (The sequence of the model RefSeq protein was modified relative to this genomic sequence to represent the inferred CDS: inserted 2 bases in 1 codon), whose protein sequence is MADGGAASQDESSGPDSKMSNHSQTTKCAMASGEGNTGAQTNGLDYSRSIPTTCAITNAHAQALLQQSMSEDTALPTSVQQNALPQTQLMLAGGQIAGLTLSPAQQQMLIQQAQAQLLAAAVQHSANQQNSTTGASISASAATPITQLSQPIQITSQLQQLQQQNLGMPQYVLVQPGHHIATSLQPTQFIISQTPQGQQTLLQGTSLLTQLPQSQANLLPSQQSISLTTQPATPTRTIASTPLQSLPHSLTPPKRLDTPILEEPSDLEELEQFAKTFKQRRIKLGFTQGDVGLAMGKLYGNDFSQTTISRFEALNLSFKNMCKLKPLLEKWLNDAENLSSDQSLSSPNALGSPGLGIEGLNRRRKKRTSIETNIRVALEKSFMEQNQKPTSEEITMIADQLNMEKEVIRVWFCNRRQKEKRINPPSSCHSVGHTPIKTIFNPSSPLVASTASLVSSPTLTTPSTLTVNSVMPLCSTSVFTGTTMGMTNTASVISTTPMVTTMASSPVLSPSVVSLHSEASKASGHEHMVITPTSLAATFSGGGQVMVSASGLSAALQNAAQLPNNFAAIAAAAGLNPGLMASPQFAPGGALLSLGPGGLGGALGPTLMSNSTLATLQGVWSALTSGGSLPITSLDGNLLFANTSGGNAHNLVTAPLFLNPQNLSLLTSNPVSLVSAGGAGGXGPCSSPATPTTKPPPPACPPPPSPQPPRPSEACLRRPLVARTAPGPSHAPCAVGPVTGGVGGSGGSQS, encoded by the exons GAGCCCAGACAAATGGACTGGACTATTCGAGGAGCATACCAACCACATGTGCAATCactaacgcacacgcacaagccctcctccaacag TCAATGTCAGAAGACACAGCTCTTCCGACCTCCGTCCAGCAGAATGCGTTGCCTCAGACCCAGCTAATGCTGGCAGGGGGACAGATAGCGGGA TTGACCCTGAGTCCAGCGCAGCAGCAGATGCTGATccagcaggcccaggcccagctcCTGGCTGCGGCCGTGCAGCACTCAGCCAACCAGCAGAACAGCACCACGGGTGCCAGCATCTCAGCCTCCGCTGCCACGCCCATTACCCAGCTGTCCCAGCCCATCCAGATCACCTCG CAGCTTCAGCAGCTCCAACAGCAGAACCTGGGTATGCCCCAGTATGTCCTGGTGCAGCCCGGACACCACATCGCTACGTCACTGCAGCCCACACAGTTCATCATCTCACAGACACCGCAGGGCCAGCAGA CGCTATTGCAAGGCACGAGTCTTTTAACTCAACTACCTCAAAGCCAAGCCAACCTCCTGCCGTCTCAACAGAGCATCTCTCTGACCACTCAG CCTGCAACACCAACCCGTACGATAGCATCTACCCCTCTCCAGTCCCTCCCCCACAGCCTGACCCCCCCAAAACGGCTGGACACCCCCATCCTGGAAGAGCCCAGTGACCTGGAGGAGCTAGAGCAGTTCGCCAAGACCTTCAAACAGAGACGCATCAAGCTAGGCTTCACGCAG GGGGACGTGGGCCTAGCCATGGGGAAGCTTTATGGCAACGACTTCAGCCAGACCACCATCTCCCGCTTCGAGGCCTTGAACCTGAGCTTTAAGAACATGTGCAAACTCAAGCCCCTGCTGGAGAAGTGGCTCAACGATGCAG AGAACCTGTCGTCTGACCAGTCCCTGTCCAGCCCCAACGCCCTGGGCTCCCCCGGCCTGGGCATCGAGGGCCTCAACCGCCGGCGCAAGAAAAGGACCAGCATTGAGACCAACATCCGCGTGGCCTTAGAGAAGAGCTTTATGGAG CAAAACCAAAAGCCTACATCGGAGGAGATCACCATGATCGCCGACCAGCTCAacatggagaaggaggtgatCCGGGTCTGGTTCTGCAACCGCCGTCAGAAGGAGAAGCGTATTAACCCCCCCAGCAGCTGCCACTCTGTGGGCCACACCCCCATCAAAACCATCTTCAACCCCAGCAGCCCTCTG GTGGCCAGCACAGCAAGCCTTGTGAGCAGTCCTACTCtgaccaccccctccaccctgactGTAAACTCAGTGATGCCCCTGTGTAGCACCAGCGTCTTCACAG GCACCACCATGGGCATGACCAACACGGCCTCGGTCATCTCGACCACGCCCATGGTGACCACCATGGCCAGCTCGCCGGTGCTGAGCCCGTCAGTGGTGAGCCTTCACTCGGAGGCAAGCAAGGCCAGCGGCCACGAGCACATGGTCATCACGCCCACGTCCCTCGCCGCCACGTTCAGCGGAGGCGGCCAAGTGATGGTGTCTGCGTCCGGGCTGTCGGCCGCCCTGCAGAACGCCGCTCAGTTACCCAACAACTTCGCCGCCATTGCCGCCGCAGCCGGACTCAACCCGGGGCTCATGGCGTCCCCTCAGTTTGCGCCAGG GGGGGCGCTGCTAAGTCTCGGCCCGGGTGGTCTCGGAGGAGCCCTGGGTCCCACCCTCATGAGCAACAGCACCCTAGCCACACTGCAAGGTGTTTGGAGTG CTCTGACCTCCGGCGGTAGCCTGCCCATCACCTCCCTGGACGGCAACCTGCTGTTCGCCAACACCTCGGGGGGCAACGCGCACAACCTGGTGACGGCGCCGCTCTTCCTCAACCCCCAGAACCTGTCGCTGCTCACCAGCAACCCCGTGAGCCTGGTGTCggccgggggggcgggcgg ggggccctGCAGCTCACCAGCGACGCCCACCACCAAGCCACCACCGCCGGCATGCccgcctccaccatcaccacagccTCCAAGGCCCAGTGAGGCCTGCCTGCGCAGGCCCCTCGTAGCGCGCACTGCCCCGGGGCCATCCCACGCGCCCTGTGCTGTGGGGCCGGTCACTGGGGGAGTCGGAGGGAGCGGGGGGAGTCAGAGTTAG